A genomic region of Miscanthus floridulus cultivar M001 chromosome 3, ASM1932011v1, whole genome shotgun sequence contains the following coding sequences:
- the LOC136542014 gene encoding uncharacterized protein isoform X2 has product MRGGGGASGRAFRGVVKEEEEAVVSAPERPMQRRRRRWGAEVDDGYSPSSTGGGGSSCCDSFGCDSPLAGFVRPDGDPDTDLETDGLATSPSSAFTERQDDEAVEVLCGVKEEEWAQVQEPAKNPAGRATPECHNQRYQTEAAVLLHGRKGSKQRPASLDLGSPGYHGATFSPSFVIGGVGLMNKGLGASLIRSDVLHSPGTPNYPRHRASVLGCQKGWSSERVPHPSKGSRRYPGSNMAFPYSNGRTLPSKWEDAERWIFSPNSSDALGRTTVAHARRPKSKSGPLGPPGRIGGQYSSVSSVSLLDSGRAGPITANSPFVAGVLMPEHVCGGKNTNGTYSGRPIGDEISIGRGVKICPLNGGSLPIRTSRVRQRLDYAVESSASLPSTQESIQDEQVEVTEDSASIVSIISRKDAATQTSPELSRSSSPNNRPTFNGSLSTEQVKDSGSCSSDLDIRDVQMDDRVTLTRWSKKNVTRSSNKNSTNIIEWKEKTVESKSPSWGFAEAKCISKNDREDTKITAWENIQKAKAEAAIQKLVIKLEKRRSSSLDKILNTLKSAQRKAQVMREREREHERDAVTANQDGKGSRKAKKRAQLSKNGQISSLSGCFTCHAF; this is encoded by the exons ATGCGGGGTGGCGGCGGTGCTTCCGGGCGTGCGTTTCGGGGCGTGgtgaaggaggaagaagaggcgGTGGTTTCGGCGCCGGAGCGGCCAAtgcagcggcggcggaggaggtggGGAGCGGAGGTGGACGACGGCTACTCGCCGAGCTCCACGGGCGGCGGCGGGAGCAGCTGCTGCGATTCCTTCGGCTGTGACTCG CCTTTGGCCGGGTTCGTGCGCCCAGATGGTGACCCAGATACAGATCTGGAGACAGATGGGCTGGCCACTTCCCCCTCCAGTG CCTTTACCGAGCGGCAGGACGACGAAGCGGTGGAGGTGCTGTGCGGGGTGAAGGAAGAGGAGTGGGCTCAGGTACAAGAACCGGCCAAGAATCCGGCAGGCCGTGCCACCCCAG AATGCCACAACCAGCGGTACCAGACGGAGGCTGCTGTTCTTTTGCATGGTAGGAAGGGGTCGAAACAGCGGCCGGCCTCACTTGACCTCGGTAGCCCTGGGTACCATGGAGCCACGTTTTCTCCAAGTTTCGTGATTGGTGGGGTGGGGTTGATGAACAAAGGACTTGGAGCATCACTCATCAGGTCAGACGTGCTTCATAGTCCTGGGACGCCGAACTATCCGCGGCACCGTGCATCTGTGTTGGGGTGCCAGAAAGGGTGGAGCTCTGAGAGAGTTCCGCATCCTTCTAAAGGAAGTAGGAGATACCCAGGAAGCAACATGGCATTTCCTTACAGCAATGGGAGGACATTGCCCTCGAAATGGGAGGATGCAGAGAGGTGGATCTTCAGTCCCAATTCCAGCGACGCACTTGGAAGAACTACGGTTGCTCATGCTCGGCGACCAAAGTCTAAAAGTGGCCCCCTGGGGCCTCCAGGAAGGATTGGTGGACAGTATTCATCTGTTTCTTCGGTGTCATTGCTTGATAGTGGGAGAGCTGGGCCTATTACAGCAAATTCACCTTTCGTGGCAGGAGTACTGATGCCGGAACATGTTTGTGGAGGAAAAAATACAAATGGAACCTATTCAGGTAGACCAATTGGTGACGAAATCAGCATTGGAAGAGGAGTCAAGATTTGTCCACTGAATGGTGGGTCTCTTCCTATTCGAACTTCCAGAGTTCGCCAGCGATTAGATTATGCAGTCGAATCATCCGCTTCATTGCCTAGCACGCAAGAATCTATCCAAG ACGAGCAGGTTGAAGTCACAGAAGATTCAGCTTCTATTGTCTCTATAATTTCTAGGAAAGATGCTGCAACCCAGACCAGCCCAGAGCTAAGTAGGTCCTCTTCGCCCAACAATAGACCAACATTTAATGGTTCCCTGTCAACAGAACAAGTGAAAGATAGCGGGAGCTGTTCCTCAGATCTTGATATCAGGGATGTTCAGATGGATGATCGAGTGACTCTGACTAGGTGGTCAAAGAAAAATGTAACACGGTCATCTAACAAGAATTCAACAAACATAATAGAGTGGAAGGAAAAGACAGTGGAATCAAAATCTCCGTCCTGGGGCTTTGCCGAAGCGAAGTGCATATCTAA GAATGATAGAGAGGACACAAAAATTACTGCATGGGAGAATATTCAAAAAGCAAAAGCTGAGGCAGCAATTCAGAAGTTAGTG ATTAAGCTCGAGAAGAGAAGATCTTCTTCGCTGGATAAGATTTTGAACACCCTCAAGTCTGCTCAAAGAAAAGCCCAGGTGATGCGTGAGCGTGAGCGTGAGCATGAGCGTGATGCAGTAACAGCAAACCAAGATGGAAAAGGCTCTAGGAAGGCAAAAAAGAGAGCCCAGCTTAGCAAGAATGGCCAAATCAGTTCGCTGAGTGGCTGCTTCACTTGCCATGCTTTCTGA
- the LOC136542014 gene encoding uncharacterized protein isoform X1, producing MRGGGGASGRAFRGVVKEEEEAVVSAPERPMQRRRRRWGAEVDDGYSPSSTGGGGSSCCDSFGCDSPLAGFVRPDGDPDTDLETDGLATSPSSASAAFTERQDDEAVEVLCGVKEEEWAQVQEPAKNPAGRATPECHNQRYQTEAAVLLHGRKGSKQRPASLDLGSPGYHGATFSPSFVIGGVGLMNKGLGASLIRSDVLHSPGTPNYPRHRASVLGCQKGWSSERVPHPSKGSRRYPGSNMAFPYSNGRTLPSKWEDAERWIFSPNSSDALGRTTVAHARRPKSKSGPLGPPGRIGGQYSSVSSVSLLDSGRAGPITANSPFVAGVLMPEHVCGGKNTNGTYSGRPIGDEISIGRGVKICPLNGGSLPIRTSRVRQRLDYAVESSASLPSTQESIQDEQVEVTEDSASIVSIISRKDAATQTSPELSRSSSPNNRPTFNGSLSTEQVKDSGSCSSDLDIRDVQMDDRVTLTRWSKKNVTRSSNKNSTNIIEWKEKTVESKSPSWGFAEAKCISKNDREDTKITAWENIQKAKAEAAIQKLVIKLEKRRSSSLDKILNTLKSAQRKAQVMREREREHERDAVTANQDGKGSRKAKKRAQLSKNGQISSLSGCFTCHAF from the exons ATGCGGGGTGGCGGCGGTGCTTCCGGGCGTGCGTTTCGGGGCGTGgtgaaggaggaagaagaggcgGTGGTTTCGGCGCCGGAGCGGCCAAtgcagcggcggcggaggaggtggGGAGCGGAGGTGGACGACGGCTACTCGCCGAGCTCCACGGGCGGCGGCGGGAGCAGCTGCTGCGATTCCTTCGGCTGTGACTCG CCTTTGGCCGGGTTCGTGCGCCCAGATGGTGACCCAGATACAGATCTGGAGACAGATGGGCTGGCCACTTCCCCCTCCAGTG CTTCTGCAGCCTTTACCGAGCGGCAGGACGACGAAGCGGTGGAGGTGCTGTGCGGGGTGAAGGAAGAGGAGTGGGCTCAGGTACAAGAACCGGCCAAGAATCCGGCAGGCCGTGCCACCCCAG AATGCCACAACCAGCGGTACCAGACGGAGGCTGCTGTTCTTTTGCATGGTAGGAAGGGGTCGAAACAGCGGCCGGCCTCACTTGACCTCGGTAGCCCTGGGTACCATGGAGCCACGTTTTCTCCAAGTTTCGTGATTGGTGGGGTGGGGTTGATGAACAAAGGACTTGGAGCATCACTCATCAGGTCAGACGTGCTTCATAGTCCTGGGACGCCGAACTATCCGCGGCACCGTGCATCTGTGTTGGGGTGCCAGAAAGGGTGGAGCTCTGAGAGAGTTCCGCATCCTTCTAAAGGAAGTAGGAGATACCCAGGAAGCAACATGGCATTTCCTTACAGCAATGGGAGGACATTGCCCTCGAAATGGGAGGATGCAGAGAGGTGGATCTTCAGTCCCAATTCCAGCGACGCACTTGGAAGAACTACGGTTGCTCATGCTCGGCGACCAAAGTCTAAAAGTGGCCCCCTGGGGCCTCCAGGAAGGATTGGTGGACAGTATTCATCTGTTTCTTCGGTGTCATTGCTTGATAGTGGGAGAGCTGGGCCTATTACAGCAAATTCACCTTTCGTGGCAGGAGTACTGATGCCGGAACATGTTTGTGGAGGAAAAAATACAAATGGAACCTATTCAGGTAGACCAATTGGTGACGAAATCAGCATTGGAAGAGGAGTCAAGATTTGTCCACTGAATGGTGGGTCTCTTCCTATTCGAACTTCCAGAGTTCGCCAGCGATTAGATTATGCAGTCGAATCATCCGCTTCATTGCCTAGCACGCAAGAATCTATCCAAG ACGAGCAGGTTGAAGTCACAGAAGATTCAGCTTCTATTGTCTCTATAATTTCTAGGAAAGATGCTGCAACCCAGACCAGCCCAGAGCTAAGTAGGTCCTCTTCGCCCAACAATAGACCAACATTTAATGGTTCCCTGTCAACAGAACAAGTGAAAGATAGCGGGAGCTGTTCCTCAGATCTTGATATCAGGGATGTTCAGATGGATGATCGAGTGACTCTGACTAGGTGGTCAAAGAAAAATGTAACACGGTCATCTAACAAGAATTCAACAAACATAATAGAGTGGAAGGAAAAGACAGTGGAATCAAAATCTCCGTCCTGGGGCTTTGCCGAAGCGAAGTGCATATCTAA GAATGATAGAGAGGACACAAAAATTACTGCATGGGAGAATATTCAAAAAGCAAAAGCTGAGGCAGCAATTCAGAAGTTAGTG ATTAAGCTCGAGAAGAGAAGATCTTCTTCGCTGGATAAGATTTTGAACACCCTCAAGTCTGCTCAAAGAAAAGCCCAGGTGATGCGTGAGCGTGAGCGTGAGCATGAGCGTGATGCAGTAACAGCAAACCAAGATGGAAAAGGCTCTAGGAAGGCAAAAAAGAGAGCCCAGCTTAGCAAGAATGGCCAAATCAGTTCGCTGAGTGGCTGCTTCACTTGCCATGCTTTCTGA